The proteins below come from a single Lentimicrobiaceae bacterium genomic window:
- a CDS encoding 4Fe-4S cluster-binding domain-containing protein: MKRSETHTNFDSGLNLSDCTICPRNCRANRFSDVKGYCQAGTGFEISSICRHQGEEPVLSGEYGVCNVFFSRCNLQCVYCQNCQISTNDPAVKMPVLSLQETLDRICNLLDNGCRAVGFVSPSHMVPQVIQIINALKEMGRHPVFIYNTNAYDKVEVLQLLEGMIDVYLPDFKYSDETLAIKWSDAKNYVKVASAALKEMFRQKGTSLVTDENDLAISGIIIRHMVIPGHVENSLGVLRFIAGELSPRTHISLMSQYHPMPGVSNDPDLGRAVWESEYLQVKDEMLQLGLNRGWVQDFCSSSFYLPDFDNEHPFEIGLNNLTN; encoded by the coding sequence ATTGCACCATTTGCCCGCGCAATTGCAGGGCTAACAGGTTTTCTGATGTAAAGGGATATTGCCAGGCAGGCACAGGCTTCGAAATAAGTTCTATATGTCGGCACCAGGGTGAAGAGCCAGTTTTATCAGGAGAGTATGGAGTGTGTAATGTCTTTTTCAGCCGCTGTAACCTGCAATGTGTTTACTGTCAGAACTGTCAGATAAGTACCAATGATCCTGCTGTTAAGATGCCTGTATTGAGCTTGCAGGAAACCTTGGACAGGATATGTAACTTGCTGGACAATGGATGCAGAGCTGTTGGTTTTGTTTCACCTTCTCATATGGTGCCTCAGGTTATTCAGATTATTAATGCTTTAAAGGAGATGGGGCGGCACCCTGTATTTATTTATAATACAAATGCTTACGATAAAGTTGAAGTACTTCAGTTATTGGAAGGTATGATTGATGTTTATTTGCCAGACTTTAAATATTCAGATGAAACCCTGGCAATAAAATGGTCTGATGCAAAAAATTATGTTAAGGTTGCCTCAGCCGCACTTAAAGAAATGTTCAGGCAAAAGGGGACATCACTGGTTACAGATGAAAATGATTTGGCAATCAGTGGCATAATTATAAGGCATATGGTTATTCCTGGACATGTTGAAAACAGTTTAGGCGTTTTAAGATTTATTGCCGGGGAATTGTCTCCACGAACTCACATTTCTTTAATGTCACAATATCATCCAATGCCCGGGGTATCAAATGATCCGGATTTGGGCAGAGCTGTTTGGGAATCAGAATATTTACAGGTAAAGGATGAAATGCTACAATTAGGACTCAACAGAGGATGGGTGCAGGATTTTTGCAGTAGTTCATTTTACTTACCTGACTTTGATAATGAACACCCGTTCGAAATAGGGTTGAATAATCTTACAAATTAA